The stretch of DNA ATCTCTTCTCCGGGGTAATCTCAAGTACCGGCACTGCCCCCTTGGGATTAATGGCAAGAAAATCATCCCCGCGTTCAGTGGTTTTGCTTTTCAGATTGACCGACTCATATTCAACATCCAGACCCAGCTCATTGATTAGAATACGAACCCCTAATGAACAGGCCCCTTTACTGTAATACAGTTTCATAAATATCCCTTTTTAGTTATTTTAAAGCGTTAGCCTAATAGACAGACTATGATTATACAAGAAAAATTATTAAATATTTAGCCAATATTTGTACACCATGATTTTATGGTATATAGTTATACTAAACCATCCTGCAAGGACGCTATCATGAAAAAAATAGTATCTGCTGTAATCATCGCTACTGCTGCTGTACTCGTTTCAGGTTGTGGATTCAATAATTGTGGCGGCGGATGCGCCAATTATTCAGCAGTTCAATATACGACAACCTCAGGCTGCTGTGGATATACCACAAGCTGTTGTACTTCAGCCAGCTGGTAATCTCGACAACTACAGCTTCCGCTGAGTGCGGGAGCTGTAGTCTCGAAGTTATGATTTTTTTCTGATCTCAATTACCAGAATATGCAGCGCTGTTTTGCCTATATTGATATCCTGATGTAATTCCTGTCCCTGGGCGGTGTCGAGAAACATAGGCATCGATTTTGTCAGCTGAATAATTCGCCTTTCTCCCGAACGATAAACCACCTGAAGGCTGCCGTCTTCCTGGGGAACAATAACCCTTGGAAACTGATGGCTATGGTAAGCCAGAATGTCTTTAGGGCAAAGCGTCGTTATCCAGGCTTTTGCATCTTCATTTTCAAAATAATTTTCCCGGCTGGTTTTGCACTCGCCAGCCATCAGCGAAAAACTGCAAAGCAATAATGCCAAACCCAACAATCGTTTTTTCTTCATAATTAATCCAATAGAGCGGCAATTTCTGCCCTTACTTCCTTATACTGATTCTGTTCATCAACAAATACAACTGTTGGTTGATAATTTCGACAAGATTGCTCATCCATCTGCACAAAGGAAGCAATGATGATAATATCACCCGGTGTGACTAAATGAGCTGCCGCTCCATTGACGCAAATCGCCCGTGAATTCGCTTCACCTGTAATCGCATAGGTTTCAAAGCGCGTGCCGGCAGTCACATTCCACACATGCACTGCTTCAAAAGGCAAAATATCGGCAGCTTTAAGCAGCTCGGGAGAGATGGTGATGCTTCCCTCATAATCCAGATCCGCATGGGTTACAGTAGCTCTGTGAATTTTCGATTTTAACATTCTGCGCTGGTTCATTTTTTCCTCTTTAAATACAACTGTCTTTTGATTAATAATAGCGCTTCATTTTAGGGCTGTTTGCAAGCAGAGACAACAAGTTCCTGCGCTGAATCGGAAACACATTGATTTATTCAATGATTGTCAATAAATTATTTCATTTTCATAAAAACTTGAGCTTGAA from Legionella quinlivanii encodes:
- the panD gene encoding aspartate 1-decarboxylase; amino-acid sequence: MNQRRMLKSKIHRATVTHADLDYEGSITISPELLKAADILPFEAVHVWNVTAGTRFETYAITGEANSRAICVNGAAAHLVTPGDIIIIASFVQMDEQSCRNYQPTVVFVDEQNQYKEVRAEIAALLD